From a single Mus pahari unplaced genomic scaffold, PAHARI_EIJ_v1.1 scaffold_10301_1, whole genome shotgun sequence genomic region:
- the LOC110315065 gene encoding palmitoyl-protein thioesterase 1-like, with protein sequence MVIPCSLWLLSVCLLSWCCGAQLPVALDPELESGPKHAGIRIHVEVRVTVIFVKTFKEIQKSGIYVPTLEIGKKMIKDVENQVLDACSQLCQNFAQDPKFQHGYIIAVYFKGHHLLCCS encoded by the exons ATGGTGATACCTTGCTCCCTGtggctcctgtctgtctgccttctgtcTTGGTGTTGTGGTGCCCAGTTGCCTGTGGCTCTGGATCCTGAGTTAGAATCAGGCCCAAAACATGCAGGGATCAGAATTCATGTAG AGGTCCGTGTAACCGTGATTTTCGTGAAAACCtttaaggaaatacaaaaatctggAATTTATGTCCCGACTCTAGAGATTGGGAAGAAAATGATAAAG GATGTGGAGAACCAAGTCCTGGATGCTTGTTCCCAACTGTGTCAGAATTTTGCTCAGGATCCTAAATTTCAGCATGGCTACATTATTGCTGTATACTTCAAGGGACACCATCTCCT